One Coregonus clupeaformis isolate EN_2021a chromosome 21, ASM2061545v1, whole genome shotgun sequence DNA window includes the following coding sequences:
- the LOC121535784 gene encoding uncharacterized protein LOC121535784 isoform X2: MSEAHSHSGSISLIQSMLRRLSTAEYTDQPPNTHPNTHQHLTTSVETDSGFYVTLQDHDNAELTFKGKLVAVIEDDDGDYVDDDNDPQLEALTERDNDLESSDRDSEEREEGNSGIPFLDAGLEKLVDEEKTSKPPAVIPRWERRQLLPCPPGLDGRPPPPPAPPKRRAKPLLHPTGPPPPPPPPALDPSQSAPVWGRVVGEGPGYELRPTGHGRGPGGQEEEILSSSGDRLSVYSAVILKSERRFSQPILDPTLDSTAQRGRGVQQLKTTGSVAAQDPSQLRGKDIGCPPKASEPVGMGVMGVPKRLESTAPKPLIPKPPHRNRSPPQGPEGRAQDSPDGSSPSGSETRDIPPDLQSIPPETEGVREPPEPSEHSADGNDSSRTPVDIRCNTGEGGLLEGGRNLKDTQEVVIQDTATWGDGGVLGSKHPNVKKMKGGKVKTFAKKMMSRWKESQEEKRGNGEIQEDDREKEVESEMPLVNLHQDRHSVRLHTKMSVIEEEEDEEEEKRSGEATQESPMMEQPCQAETERKPVGNHARFQSSFSSFKFNFSPISLVDEILTGEEWSPFLSIKDMPAPSPSVYQSEAASQHGCDEGDQLKTEPESCLPNDVQQNHEDIGLSLYEDVSLIQSDPNEIVDNQSDNRQQEVNNNNDTGADAIAVIKPKILLDNDAAEESELDHSRPISKDIHDSVELLQSPIRTQSKDLLDFSYVESLGVLDSSAQKHRIHLNKKRKHRLPGLKKRKLIKIGRTAIKAPEIKFLKPSPPPTLSPTSLPSSSSPSSPLSSFSPSYVFSSSVFYNIPPSAEKQDPVTSTTQNNLSVKSLGVLDSSAQKHRIYLNKKRKHRLPGLKKRKLIKIERTAIKAPEIKFLKPSPPPTLSPTSLPSSSSPSSPLSSFSPSYVFSSSVFYNIPPSAEKQDPVTSTTQDNLSVKTTESSRKPGSSPKPPLSKFMTALRDKTKRKLK, from the exons atgtCTGAGGCGCACAGTCACTCTGGAAGTATATCTCTGATCCAGTCCATGCTGCGCAGACTGAGCACTGCAGAATACACTGATCAACCTCctaacacacacccaaacacacaccaacacctcACAACCTCAGTGGAAACAGACAGTGGATTCTATGTGACCCTTCAGGACCACGATAATGCAGAGCTCACATTCAAAGGGAAGCTTGTCGCAGTGATTGAGGATGATGATGGTGATTAtgttgatgatgataatgatccACAATTGGAAGCTCTGACTGAAAGGGACAATGATCTGGAATCATCAGACAGGGAttcagaggagagagaagaggggaattcCGGTATTCCTTTTTTGGATGCAGGATTGGAAAAACTGGTAGACGAGGAGAAAACCAGCAAACCCCCCGCTGTGATTCCCAGATGGGAGAGAAGGCAGTTGCTACCCTGTCCCCCTGGCCTGGACGGTAGACCCCCGCCTCCCCCCGCTCCCCCCAAGAGGAGGGCTAAACCACTGCTACACCCTACAGGGCCACCGCCGCCACCCCCTCCACCAGCCCTTGACCCTAGCCAGAGTGCTCCTGTGTGGGGGAGAGTGGTAGGTGAGGGCCCAGGCTATGAGCTGAGGCCTACAGGGCATGGGAGAGGGCCTGGAGGCCAGGAGGAGGAAATACTGTCGTCCTCAGGGGACAGGCTGTCTGTGTACTCAGCTGTCATCCTCAAGTCAGAACGCCGATTCTCACAGCCCATTCTGGATCCTACTCTAGACTCTACAGCACAGAGGGGTCGGGGGGTGCAGCAGCTGAAGACGACTGGGTCCGTGGCAGCACAGGACCCTTCCCAGCTGAGGGGGAAGGATATAGGGTGCCCCCCTAAAGCCTCTGAGCCAGTGGGGATGGGGGTAATGGGGGTACCCAAACGGTTGGAATCGACCGCACCCAAGCCACTTATACCCAAACCTCCACACAGAAACAGATCTCCGCCCCAGGGACCTGAGGGGAGAGCCCAGGACAGCCCAGATGGAAGTTCCCCTTCTGGGTCTGAAACGAGAGACATCCCCCCTGACCTCCAGTCTATACCTCCAGAGACCGAGGGAGTCAGAGAACCACCAGAGCCTAGCGAACACAGCGCAGATGGGAACGACAGCTCCAGAACCCCTGTCGATATTAGGTGTAACACGGGGGAGGGAGGTTTGTTGGAAGGGGGGAGGAATTTAAAAGACACACAGGAAGTTGTGATTCAGGACACTGCAACATGGGGTGATGGTGGTGTGCTTGGGTCGAAACACCCCAATGTGAAGAAAATGAAGGGAGGAAAGGTGAAGACATTTGCCAAGAAGATGATGAGCAGATGGAAGGAGagtcaagaggagaagagaggaaatggAGAGATTCAGGAGGACGACAGAGAAAAAGAGGTGGAGAGCGAAATGCCATTA GTGAACCTCCATCAAGATCGACATTCAGTCAGGTTGCATACTAAAATGTCCGTcatagaggaagaggaagatgaggaagaagaAAAGAGGAGTGGTGAGGCTACACAGGAGTCACCAATGATGGAGCAGCCCTGCCAAGCTGAGACGGAGAGGAAGCCTGTGGGAAACCACGCACGTTTTCAGAG CTCCTTCAGTTCTTTCAAGTTCAACTTCAGTCCCATCAGCTTGGTGGATGAGATTCTAACAGGAGAGGAGTGGTCACCATTCCTGTCCATCAAGGACATGCCCGCCCCCTCACCGTCCGTTTACCAATCAGAGGCTGCTAGCCAACACGGTTGTGATGAAGGCGACCAATTAAAGACTGAACCAGAGTCGTGCCTCCCCAACGATGTTCAACAGAACCACGAGGACATAGGCCTTTCTTTATATGAGGATGTTAGCTTAATTCAATCAGATCCTAACGAGATTGTGGACAACCAATCGGACAACAGACAACaggaagtaaacaacaacaatGACACTGGAGCTGATGCCATTGCTGTCATCAAACCGAAGATACTATTGGACAATGATGCAGCGGAGGAGAGTGAGTTGGACCACTCCAGACCCATATCTAAGGACATCCATGACTCTGTTGAATTACTTCAGTCCCCCATAAGGACGCAATCAAAGGACCTTCTTGACTTCTCCTATGTTGAG tcactTGGAGTTCTGGACAGTTCTGCTCAGAAACATCGGATTCATCTGAACAAAAAGAGAAAGCACAGACTTCCGGGGCTAAAGAAGAGAA AGCTCATCAAGATAGGACGCACTGCAATCAAAGCCCCTGAAATCAAATTCCTcaaaccctctcctcctcccaccctctcccccacatcactcccttcttcctcctctccttcctcccctctctcttccttctctccctcctatgTCTTTTCGTCCTCTGTTTTCTACAACATCCCTCCGTCTGCTGAAAAACAGGACCCTGTGACATCAACGACACAGAACAACCTCTCTGTTAAG tcacTTGGAGTTCTGGACAGTTCTGCTCAGAAACATCGGATTTATCTGAACAAAAAGAGAAAGCACAGACTTCCGGGGCTAAAGAAGAGAA AGCTCATCAAGATAGAACGCACTGCAATCAAAGCCCCTGAAATCAAATTCCTcaaaccctctcctcctcccaccctctcccccacatcactcccttcttcctcctctccttcctcccctctctcttccttctctccctcctatgTCTTTTCGTCCTCTGTTTTCTACAACATCCCTCCGTCTGCTGAAAAACAGGACCCTGTGACATCAACGACACAGGACAACCTCTCTGTTAAG accacTGAAAGCAGCAGAAAGCCAGGTTCAAGTCCCAAGCCGCCTCTGTCCAAGTTCATGACAGCCCTGAGAGACAAAACCAAGAGGAAGcttaaatag
- the LOC121535784 gene encoding uncharacterized protein LOC121535784 isoform X1, giving the protein MYLHFVTMSEAHSHSGSISLIQSMLRRLSTAEYTDQPPNTHPNTHQHLTTSVETDSGFYVTLQDHDNAELTFKGKLVAVIEDDDGDYVDDDNDPQLEALTERDNDLESSDRDSEEREEGNSGIPFLDAGLEKLVDEEKTSKPPAVIPRWERRQLLPCPPGLDGRPPPPPAPPKRRAKPLLHPTGPPPPPPPPALDPSQSAPVWGRVVGEGPGYELRPTGHGRGPGGQEEEILSSSGDRLSVYSAVILKSERRFSQPILDPTLDSTAQRGRGVQQLKTTGSVAAQDPSQLRGKDIGCPPKASEPVGMGVMGVPKRLESTAPKPLIPKPPHRNRSPPQGPEGRAQDSPDGSSPSGSETRDIPPDLQSIPPETEGVREPPEPSEHSADGNDSSRTPVDIRCNTGEGGLLEGGRNLKDTQEVVIQDTATWGDGGVLGSKHPNVKKMKGGKVKTFAKKMMSRWKESQEEKRGNGEIQEDDREKEVESEMPLVNLHQDRHSVRLHTKMSVIEEEEDEEEEKRSGEATQESPMMEQPCQAETERKPVGNHARFQSSFSSFKFNFSPISLVDEILTGEEWSPFLSIKDMPAPSPSVYQSEAASQHGCDEGDQLKTEPESCLPNDVQQNHEDIGLSLYEDVSLIQSDPNEIVDNQSDNRQQEVNNNNDTGADAIAVIKPKILLDNDAAEESELDHSRPISKDIHDSVELLQSPIRTQSKDLLDFSYVESLGVLDSSAQKHRIHLNKKRKHRLPGLKKRKLIKIGRTAIKAPEIKFLKPSPPPTLSPTSLPSSSSPSSPLSSFSPSYVFSSSVFYNIPPSAEKQDPVTSTTQNNLSVKSLGVLDSSAQKHRIYLNKKRKHRLPGLKKRKLIKIERTAIKAPEIKFLKPSPPPTLSPTSLPSSSSPSSPLSSFSPSYVFSSSVFYNIPPSAEKQDPVTSTTQDNLSVKTTESSRKPGSSPKPPLSKFMTALRDKTKRKLK; this is encoded by the exons ATGTACCTACATTTTGTAACC atgtCTGAGGCGCACAGTCACTCTGGAAGTATATCTCTGATCCAGTCCATGCTGCGCAGACTGAGCACTGCAGAATACACTGATCAACCTCctaacacacacccaaacacacaccaacacctcACAACCTCAGTGGAAACAGACAGTGGATTCTATGTGACCCTTCAGGACCACGATAATGCAGAGCTCACATTCAAAGGGAAGCTTGTCGCAGTGATTGAGGATGATGATGGTGATTAtgttgatgatgataatgatccACAATTGGAAGCTCTGACTGAAAGGGACAATGATCTGGAATCATCAGACAGGGAttcagaggagagagaagaggggaattcCGGTATTCCTTTTTTGGATGCAGGATTGGAAAAACTGGTAGACGAGGAGAAAACCAGCAAACCCCCCGCTGTGATTCCCAGATGGGAGAGAAGGCAGTTGCTACCCTGTCCCCCTGGCCTGGACGGTAGACCCCCGCCTCCCCCCGCTCCCCCCAAGAGGAGGGCTAAACCACTGCTACACCCTACAGGGCCACCGCCGCCACCCCCTCCACCAGCCCTTGACCCTAGCCAGAGTGCTCCTGTGTGGGGGAGAGTGGTAGGTGAGGGCCCAGGCTATGAGCTGAGGCCTACAGGGCATGGGAGAGGGCCTGGAGGCCAGGAGGAGGAAATACTGTCGTCCTCAGGGGACAGGCTGTCTGTGTACTCAGCTGTCATCCTCAAGTCAGAACGCCGATTCTCACAGCCCATTCTGGATCCTACTCTAGACTCTACAGCACAGAGGGGTCGGGGGGTGCAGCAGCTGAAGACGACTGGGTCCGTGGCAGCACAGGACCCTTCCCAGCTGAGGGGGAAGGATATAGGGTGCCCCCCTAAAGCCTCTGAGCCAGTGGGGATGGGGGTAATGGGGGTACCCAAACGGTTGGAATCGACCGCACCCAAGCCACTTATACCCAAACCTCCACACAGAAACAGATCTCCGCCCCAGGGACCTGAGGGGAGAGCCCAGGACAGCCCAGATGGAAGTTCCCCTTCTGGGTCTGAAACGAGAGACATCCCCCCTGACCTCCAGTCTATACCTCCAGAGACCGAGGGAGTCAGAGAACCACCAGAGCCTAGCGAACACAGCGCAGATGGGAACGACAGCTCCAGAACCCCTGTCGATATTAGGTGTAACACGGGGGAGGGAGGTTTGTTGGAAGGGGGGAGGAATTTAAAAGACACACAGGAAGTTGTGATTCAGGACACTGCAACATGGGGTGATGGTGGTGTGCTTGGGTCGAAACACCCCAATGTGAAGAAAATGAAGGGAGGAAAGGTGAAGACATTTGCCAAGAAGATGATGAGCAGATGGAAGGAGagtcaagaggagaagagaggaaatggAGAGATTCAGGAGGACGACAGAGAAAAAGAGGTGGAGAGCGAAATGCCATTA GTGAACCTCCATCAAGATCGACATTCAGTCAGGTTGCATACTAAAATGTCCGTcatagaggaagaggaagatgaggaagaagaAAAGAGGAGTGGTGAGGCTACACAGGAGTCACCAATGATGGAGCAGCCCTGCCAAGCTGAGACGGAGAGGAAGCCTGTGGGAAACCACGCACGTTTTCAGAG CTCCTTCAGTTCTTTCAAGTTCAACTTCAGTCCCATCAGCTTGGTGGATGAGATTCTAACAGGAGAGGAGTGGTCACCATTCCTGTCCATCAAGGACATGCCCGCCCCCTCACCGTCCGTTTACCAATCAGAGGCTGCTAGCCAACACGGTTGTGATGAAGGCGACCAATTAAAGACTGAACCAGAGTCGTGCCTCCCCAACGATGTTCAACAGAACCACGAGGACATAGGCCTTTCTTTATATGAGGATGTTAGCTTAATTCAATCAGATCCTAACGAGATTGTGGACAACCAATCGGACAACAGACAACaggaagtaaacaacaacaatGACACTGGAGCTGATGCCATTGCTGTCATCAAACCGAAGATACTATTGGACAATGATGCAGCGGAGGAGAGTGAGTTGGACCACTCCAGACCCATATCTAAGGACATCCATGACTCTGTTGAATTACTTCAGTCCCCCATAAGGACGCAATCAAAGGACCTTCTTGACTTCTCCTATGTTGAG tcactTGGAGTTCTGGACAGTTCTGCTCAGAAACATCGGATTCATCTGAACAAAAAGAGAAAGCACAGACTTCCGGGGCTAAAGAAGAGAA AGCTCATCAAGATAGGACGCACTGCAATCAAAGCCCCTGAAATCAAATTCCTcaaaccctctcctcctcccaccctctcccccacatcactcccttcttcctcctctccttcctcccctctctcttccttctctccctcctatgTCTTTTCGTCCTCTGTTTTCTACAACATCCCTCCGTCTGCTGAAAAACAGGACCCTGTGACATCAACGACACAGAACAACCTCTCTGTTAAG tcacTTGGAGTTCTGGACAGTTCTGCTCAGAAACATCGGATTTATCTGAACAAAAAGAGAAAGCACAGACTTCCGGGGCTAAAGAAGAGAA AGCTCATCAAGATAGAACGCACTGCAATCAAAGCCCCTGAAATCAAATTCCTcaaaccctctcctcctcccaccctctcccccacatcactcccttcttcctcctctccttcctcccctctctcttccttctctccctcctatgTCTTTTCGTCCTCTGTTTTCTACAACATCCCTCCGTCTGCTGAAAAACAGGACCCTGTGACATCAACGACACAGGACAACCTCTCTGTTAAG accacTGAAAGCAGCAGAAAGCCAGGTTCAAGTCCCAAGCCGCCTCTGTCCAAGTTCATGACAGCCCTGAGAGACAAAACCAAGAGGAAGcttaaatag